The Bdellovibrio bacteriovorus W nucleotide sequence GTACCAAGAACATCTATGGTCCCCGAAGTTGGCTTATAGAGACCCAGTAAGTGTTTCAACATGACACTCTTTCCTGTTCCCGAAAAGCCTATGATCGCTGTCAAACTTCCTTTAGGAATCTCTAAGTTCACTCCTTTAAGAACGAACTCATGTCCTCCATCAAAAGACTTTTTCACATCTCGCATTGAAACTGCTGATTGAACTCTCATTAAGTAATCCCCACGAGATCATAAAATATGCGAATCAAGTTACTGACGAAGTAATCAATAATTATGATACCCACCATACTTTGCACGACGCCTTGATTGGTTGCATCGCCAACCCCTTTTGCACCACCTTTGGTATTAAAACCACGGTATGTACACATCGCTGCGAAATAAATTCCGAAGATCATGCCTTTAATAAGGCCTTCATTAATATGTTTCACATCAATAAAGTCGGCGATCTTTTGCCAAAAAACGGCTTCATCTAACTGAACCAACTTCACACAGAGAAAATAACTTCCTAACATCGCCACGAAGTCAAAAACCGCTACCAACAGAGGCATACAAATGAATGCAGCAATAATACGTGGAGCGATCAAATACTGTTTGGTATTTACACCCATCACATCCAGAGCATCAATCTGCTCATTCACACGCATCGTACCTAGACGTGCAGCCATCGCGCCACCTGCGCGTGCAGCTACAATCAATCCCGTTAATACAGGGCCTAATTCGCGAGTGATCCCAAGAGCTACCGTAGGGCCCACCATATTCACGGCATTGAAAAGTTTAAAACCCAAATATAACTGAAATGATAGAGCCAACCCTGTGAAGACACCGGTTAAGCAAATGATCCCGATTGATTGATTCCCGATGAACTCCATGTGACGAATAATTTCTGTAAAACGCGAAGGTTTTGCAAAAGTCAGTCGAATACTTTCCCAGAAGAAAAGAACAATACGGCCTGTTTCATCAATAAAGCCTTGGAATTTATTAATAACAAAAGCACCGAGTGTTGAAACATAGCGATGCATTGTTTGAGCGATTGTCACCTAGCCCCCGACTTCCTGATTTACAAACTTCGCTGCAGAACCAACAAACACACGAGGAACTCTCTCCCCGACGCTTGTTAACATTTCCCACACTATGGATTTAGCCTTCACAGCTAATTCCTCTGGAGAAATAAACGAACCACTCTCTCCAGCGCCAAATAAGATCACTTCTTTATCCTTAAACGTGCTGAGATCCTGATCGGCCACAACATCTGTCACATCGACCATTAAATAATCCATGCAAACATTGCCAATCACGGGAACTCTATGCCCTGCGAACAAGACTGTCCCTTGATTGGAAAGAATACGATGATAACCATCGGCATAACCAATCGGAACAATGGCGATCACAGATTCGCGCTGTGCTTTCCAAGTTCCACCATAAGAAACAGTTTCTCCAACTTTGAGTCTTCTAAAAGAATTTACGACAGACTTCAAGCTCATCACTGGTTTTAATTGCAACTCTTTAAACTCAGGAATGGGATTATAGCCATAAATTAAAAGCCCTGGCCTCATTCCCCACTCTTGAAGATTCAGAGGATGATCAGGCTTTAGTTTTCCTTCGGACTGCAAATGAGTCAGACTTATAATCCCTGCAGTATTCAGCGCATGACAGAAGACGTTAAGGGGTTTAAAAACTTTGCTCACTCCATCAAGTGCTCTGAGTTGCGCAGCACTTTCAAGATTTTCTTCTACAGCGTTTTCACCAGAATATAAATGAGTCAAAAGAGCTTTTACGCGAATCTTACGATTCTGCCACAGTCTTTCAAAGAGACTCTGCGCTTCTTCTGGACGGAATCCCAAACGATTCATCCCCGTATCAAACTTAAGATGAATCCCTACAGGGGAAGTGGTCACTGCATTTTCGAGATGATCAATATGCTCCCAAGTGCTGACAACAGGAGTGAGATTGTACTGAATAATTTTCTCCGCACCCACTTGATCAAAACCACGGAATACCAAGATCTCGGCTTTCACTCCGAAATTTCTTAACAACAAACCTTCTTCGATCAAGCACACGCCAAACTGTTGAATGCCCATGGTTTCAAAAAATCTCGCCAACTGCACATCTCCGTGCCCATAGGCATTGGCTTTCAACATCGGACAAAGAAAGCGATTAGGAAAACGAGACTGAATTTGCTTAATGTTAAAAGCAAGATGATCGAGATTAATTTCAGCAAATGTTCGTCTATACATTTCCATCTTGATTGCTACTCCATCGGCACTTCAAAGTCGGGCTTATGGGTTTCGGGGGCTTTGAATAAGCATATCTTATTCCCACCCTTGTCGGTTATATGCAAGAGAGCTTTGGTTGCCGATTCATCTAGACTTTTTGCAGAGTCGCAAAGTGAAGGGTATTCACTTATCCCCAAGCTTACAGAAATTTTCATTCCACTTTCCAGCAGCGCTGTTCCTTCAATAATCCGACGAAGCCTCTCAGCTCTTAGAGCAGCACCCTTGCGCGAGCAATGTGGCAAAATTAAAGCAATCTCATTTGCAGCTGTTCGACAAGTCACATCGTTGGTGCGACTTGTTTTATGAGTCACTGTTGCGACAGCCTTTAACAACTCATCGCGAACCGATTCACCAAGACTGCTTTCAATTTCATAAAGATCATCAATCGACATCTTCACGACAGAAAGTGGCTGTTTCAATCTTCGCCCGCGCGAAACTTCATTCTCTAAGACTTTGAAGTAATAATTTCGATTATAAAGTTCTGTGACAAAATCTTGAACTTCTAAAGAATCGACTTTCTTTTCCAGTGCAAAGTTTGAATAACACAGAGACAAGAGAGTGAACTCCTCATTGATCTCTGCTACGTATTTCGCGTCTAAACTTCCAGAGAAAACAAAAACACCCTCAAGACTATGATATGCATATAACGGCAGAGCTTTTGGCGGATTAAAACCAAAGGCCTCTTTCAGCATTTTGCTGAAGCGCTCAGGCAACTGCCCCATGGTCACTCTTTCTGAAAGAGTTCTCATATCCTCAGCTTCGAGTTGAACGCCCACACCTTGAATATCGCTATTGGGAATTCCCCAGCCATGAGTCGCCACGAAAGAGCGAACCGAAGGGAGATATTTAAAATAGATGCACAGAGTTTCTTTTGGAATGTGTTGCAAGAACTTATGCAACATATCCTCTTTGCTTTCTGCTACCTTATAAGTCGCAATGCGCGAGCTTATAGCAATTGGAGATTCTTGCGGCTGCAAAGTCTGTACTTCTTTTTCGCTAGAACTGAGTTGCTCTTGAGTCTTTTTAAGATCTGCAAAAAGTTGTTCGTTTTGATAGGTTAAAAACAGACGCTCACATGCTCTGTCCGTGGCCCAAAGAATTCGAGACTCTAAAGCCGCCTCTTCATCTGAGATCACATCCACAAAACCATAAGAATTGTATTGAGCCAGAATCTCAAACTGTGATGTTGCTGAGACCGCTAAAAAGCGAATGTCATCGTTAATTTGTAGGGTTTCATTTACAAAATCACTCAACGATCCCGCCAAAGCGGTTGTCGAGAAGATTAAAATGTGGGGTGCATTTTCTTTCATGCGATCAAAGAGTGTTTCTATGTCTTGAAAGAAATAGGCGTCGTATCCCGCTTGCGAGAGATAGACCTTCGCCGATGCGCCCAAATCAACATTGGTCGTATAAACGAAGACAGTAAACTGAGAACTATAATCCCTAATATCCAACTAAATCCTCTTTCCAGGACGACGAATTTCTACGTGATAGTCTGCCAAATTAGACTTCTTAGCCTCTCGAGGGGCCATCGTTGGTGGAACAATAAAATCCACAGGAGTTAAATCATCATTCATTGCCTCAAGTTCGCTGTCAGTGGGTCCTGCTTCAGGAGCCATCACAGCTGCGACATCAATACGATCCGTGCTCTCGTCATTTAAGAATCCATCACGGAACTGTAAATCAGCATTGGCCTTCAATTGAGGCTTCACCACTGGATCTTTCTTTTTTAAATCAGCAACGTCTTTCTCATCCGGCAGATCTAAAAGACTTTCAATATTTACATCCAATGGAGACTCCTTTTTCATTTCATCTTTAGCCAATTCAAAACTAGCTTCTGCTTCAGTGCGATGTTCAGAATTTTCCGGTAGTTTTACAACTTCCATTGCGATCACTGCCGCTGCTTCGTCTTTCACTGGAGCCGCCGCCACAGCTTGATGAGCTTCAGGGCGAATTAGAACTTTCATTTGCGTCCCCTCGCCTCGTGAAGAGACGATTGAGATCTCTCCGTGATGTTCTTTAAAGACACCGATGGCATAAGAAAGACCCAAGCCCATATGCCTTGAAACGGATCTTGTCGTAAAGAACGGATCAAAGGCGTTCTGAATTTGCTGAGCATCCATCCCTTCGCCTTTATCAGAAACATGAAGATGAATTCCATCAGCATCTTCAAAAAGATCTACAACGATTTCCTTGTGTGCCATGCGCTCCATGGCTTCAATTGAGTTTTCTAAAATATTAGAAATTGCACGAGAAACGGCTGCGGTATTCATAGCAAACGCAGAGGTAGCATTTAAGTTTTGCGTAACTTTAACACCTTTTTGTTTCAACAGAGTTTCAACTTGCTTTAGAGCTGTTGCTAAAGGTCCTTCAATTTTAGTCTCTGTTTTTTCTTTAATCTCTTCACCGGCATAACCTAAGAGTTTATCCAAAACCATTCGCGTCGCTCTCGCCTCACGCACAATAGACTGAGCTGAATTTTCAATTTCTGCATCTGGTTTTTTCGCTAAAATCATCTGTGAAAAACCCATGATCGAAGCTAAGGGGCCACTCATTTCATGTGCTAAGGTAGATGCAATTCGAGATGCCACCTCGAGTTTTTGTTTTTGTGAATCGCCTTCACTCGGAGCTGAAACTGCAATTTGCCCAATGGAGAGTTGATTGTTTTTAAATTTCAAAGCTTGAACTTCGGCTAATAAACTATCTTGTTGTGCAAGAACTGGGTTGAGAAGCCACATTCCTAAAGCAACTCCCACAATCGCTAAACCTAAACCGAGCAGTGCTAACTGAGTGATGAAAGACCATTTGCCTTTTTGTGCAAGCCCCAAAGAAGCATTAGCTAGAGTCATCAAGTTCGTCTCGGGAACTTTTTCATACATTCCAAAAAAACTTCCAGTCTTGCTCTGATAGACAAGAGTGCCGTAAGTGGAACGTGTGTTCTCAAAGTTTTCAAAGACAGCATCGTCACGAATCACTGTGCCGACATATTCTGGAGTCAGATGCCCCACCATTTGCCCATTTTCAGTAATGACCGAAAACTGAGATAGAGAATTTCGTTGTGAATCAACAATGGACTGAAAAAGTTCACCGGAACTAAAAACCGCAGTAGCACGGGCTCCCTCAAGAAAAACAATTCCTACAAAACGATTCTTCTGTTGATCTTGAAAAGGTTTTACAAAATATCGGGTAGCACTCCCCACCTCTGGTAATGATCCTAAAGCGGAGCGAACAAAGTCGGCGGTCCATGCCGAAGCCTTTGAAGAATCTCTGGCGATAAAGCTTTGCACCTCGTAAGTT carries:
- a CDS encoding hypothetical protein (COG0787 Alanine racemase) — translated: MEMYRRTFAEINLDHLAFNIKQIQSRFPNRFLCPMLKANAYGHGDVQLARFFETMGIQQFGVCLIEEGLLLRNFGVKAEILVFRGFDQVGAEKIIQYNLTPVVSTWEHIDHLENAVTTSPVGIHLKFDTGMNRLGFRPEEAQSLFERLWQNRKIRVKALLTHLYSGENAVEENLESAAQLRALDGVSKVFKPLNVFCHALNTAGIISLTHLQSEGKLKPDHPLNLQEWGMRPGLLIYGYNPIPEFKELQLKPVMSLKSVVNSFRRLKVGETVSYGGTWKAQRESVIAIVPIGYADGYHRILSNQGTVLFAGHRVPVIGNVCMDYLMVDVTDVVADQDLSTFKDKEVILFGAGESGSFISPEELAVKAKSIVWEMLTSVGERVPRVFVGSAAKFVNQEVGG
- a CDS encoding sensor histidine kinase (COG0642 Signal transduction histidine kinase); the protein is MCWEPEGFSGGPKSKEGTALMKTKFIGALIVGTALFIGVVLWRVDSFVSSDRQTWVESQTRTQVSAINFSIASEMKSLQKKLGLFTSDVSSRERIPWNTMAPFFGVATYTAQGKTYEVQSFIARDSSKASAWTADFVRSALGSLPEVGSATRYFVKPFQDQQKNRFVGIVFLEGARATAVFSSGELFQSIVDSQRNSLSQFSVITENGQMVGHLTPEYVGTVIRDDAVFENFENTRSTYGTLVYQSKTGSFFGMYEKVPETNLMTLANASLGLAQKGKWSFITQLALLGLGLAIVGVALGMWLLNPVLAQQDSLLAEVQALKFKNNQLSIGQIAVSAPSEGDSQKQKLEVASRIASTLAHEMSGPLASIMGFSQMILAKKPDAEIENSAQSIVREARATRMVLDKLLGYAGEEIKEKTETKIEGPLATALKQVETLLKQKGVKVTQNLNATSAFAMNTAAVSRAISNILENSIEAMERMAHKEIVVDLFEDADGIHLHVSDKGEGMDAQQIQNAFDPFFTTRSVSRHMGLGLSYAIGVFKEHHGEISIVSSRGEGTQMKVLIRPEAHQAVAAAPVKDEAAAVIAMEVVKLPENSEHRTEAEASFELAKDEMKKESPLDVNIESLLDLPDEKDVADLKKKDPVVKPQLKANADLQFRDGFLNDESTDRIDVAAVMAPEAGPTDSELEAMNDDLTPVDFIVPPTMAPREAKKSNLADYHVEIRRPGKRI
- a CDS encoding ABC-type organic solvent resistance transport system permease protein (COG0767 ABC-type transport system involved in resistance to organic solvents, permease component), producing MTIAQTMHRYVSTLGAFVINKFQGFIDETGRIVLFFWESIRLTFAKPSRFTEIIRHMEFIGNQSIGIICLTGVFTGLALSFQLYLGFKLFNAVNMVGPTVALGITRELGPVLTGLIVAARAGGAMAARLGTMRVNEQIDALDVMGVNTKQYLIAPRIIAAFICMPLLVAVFDFVAMLGSYFLCVKLVQLDEAVFWQKIADFIDVKHINEGLIKGMIFGIYFAAMCTYRGFNTKGGAKGVGDATNQGVVQSMVGIIIIDYFVSNLIRIFYDLVGIT
- a CDS encoding sensor histidine kinase (COG2199 FOG: GGDEF domain), whose translation is MDIRDYSSQFTVFVYTTNVDLGASAKVYLSQAGYDAYFFQDIETLFDRMKENAPHILIFSTTALAGSLSDFVNETLQINDDIRFLAVSATSQFEILAQYNSYGFVDVISDEEAALESRILWATDRACERLFLTYQNEQLFADLKKTQEQLSSSEKEVQTLQPQESPIAISSRIATYKVAESKEDMLHKFLQHIPKETLCIYFKYLPSVRSFVATHGWGIPNSDIQGVGVQLEAEDMRTLSERVTMGQLPERFSKMLKEAFGFNPPKALPLYAYHSLEGVFVFSGSLDAKYVAEINEEFTLLSLCYSNFALEKKVDSLEVQDFVTELYNRNYYFKVLENEVSRGRRLKQPLSVVKMSIDDLYEIESSLGESVRDELLKAVATVTHKTSRTNDVTCRTAANEIALILPHCSRKGAALRAERLRRIIEGTALLESGMKISVSLGISEYPSLCDSAKSLDESATKALLHITDKGGNKICLFKAPETHKPDFEVPME